A stretch of the Mycobacterium sp. ITM-2016-00317 genome encodes the following:
- the treZ gene encoding malto-oligosyltrehalose trehalohydrolase, with product MPDHEFAVWAPRPEQVRLDVDGTLHPMTRDENGWWRTVVDAAPDARYGFVLDDDPKVLPDPRSPRQPDGVHERSQLWQPSPDAWSDTGWQGRSIEGSVIYELHIGTFTPGGTFDSAIEKLEHLVDLGVDFVEVMPVNAFGGTHGWGYDGVLWYAVHEAYGGPDGLIRFVDACHARGLGVLIDAVFNHLGPSGNYLPQFGPYLSSGSNPWGESINIADAGADEVRRYILDCALRWMRDFHADGLRLDAVHALVDTTAIHILEELSTETDALAEEVGRPLSLIAESDMNDPRLITPRKDGGLGLTAQWDDDIHHAIHTAVSGERQGYYGDFGSIETLAETLRHGFFHAGTYSSFRGRRHGRRLDTATIPATRLLAYTVTHDQVGNRAIGDRPSQNLTPGQLAVKAALVLGSPYTAMLFMGEEWGSSSPFQFFSSHPEPELARATAEGRKREFAEHGWDADAIPDPQDPQTFQRSKLNWEEIGTGDHAKLQEFYRGLVALRRSEPDMADPWLDDLRVDYDEDARWLVMHRGALAIACNLGPEPVDVPVAGEVVLAWDEPTVGDETTRVGGHSVAILRRQVR from the coding sequence ATGCCTGACCACGAATTCGCGGTATGGGCACCGCGACCCGAACAGGTGCGACTCGACGTCGACGGCACGCTGCATCCGATGACACGCGATGAGAACGGCTGGTGGCGCACCGTCGTCGACGCCGCCCCCGACGCCCGGTACGGGTTCGTGCTCGACGACGACCCGAAGGTGCTGCCCGATCCGCGCTCCCCGCGCCAGCCCGACGGCGTCCACGAGCGCTCTCAGCTGTGGCAGCCCTCGCCCGACGCGTGGTCGGACACCGGCTGGCAGGGCCGCTCGATCGAGGGCTCGGTGATCTACGAGCTGCACATCGGCACCTTCACCCCCGGCGGCACGTTCGACTCGGCGATCGAGAAGCTGGAGCACCTGGTCGATCTCGGCGTCGACTTCGTCGAGGTGATGCCGGTCAACGCGTTCGGTGGCACGCACGGCTGGGGCTACGACGGCGTGCTCTGGTACGCGGTGCACGAGGCCTACGGCGGTCCGGACGGGCTGATCCGGTTCGTCGACGCCTGCCACGCCCGGGGTCTGGGCGTGCTCATCGACGCGGTGTTCAACCACCTCGGCCCGTCGGGCAACTACCTGCCGCAGTTCGGGCCGTATCTGTCCAGCGGCTCCAATCCGTGGGGCGAGTCGATCAACATCGCCGATGCCGGCGCTGACGAGGTGCGCCGCTACATCCTGGATTGCGCGCTGCGCTGGATGCGGGACTTCCACGCCGACGGGCTGCGCCTCGACGCCGTGCACGCGCTTGTCGACACCACCGCGATCCACATTCTCGAAGAGCTCTCCACCGAAACCGACGCGCTGGCAGAGGAAGTGGGCCGGCCGCTGTCCCTGATCGCCGAGAGCGACATGAACGACCCGCGGCTGATCACGCCGCGCAAGGACGGCGGGCTCGGCTTGACCGCCCAGTGGGACGACGACATCCACCACGCGATCCACACCGCGGTGTCCGGCGAACGACAGGGCTACTACGGCGATTTCGGCAGCATCGAGACGCTGGCAGAGACGCTGCGGCACGGGTTCTTCCACGCCGGGACCTATTCGTCGTTCCGCGGCCGCAGACACGGCCGCCGGCTCGACACGGCGACGATCCCGGCCACCCGCCTGCTGGCCTACACCGTCACCCACGACCAGGTGGGCAACCGGGCCATCGGCGACCGGCCCTCACAGAACCTGACCCCCGGCCAGCTGGCGGTCAAGGCCGCGCTGGTGCTCGGATCGCCCTACACGGCAATGCTTTTCATGGGCGAGGAGTGGGGCTCGTCGTCACCGTTCCAGTTCTTCAGCTCCCATCCCGAACCCGAACTGGCGCGCGCGACCGCCGAGGGCCGCAAACGCGAGTTCGCCGAGCACGGCTGGGACGCCGACGCGATTCCCGATCCGCAGGATCCGCAGACCTTCCAGCGTTCCAAGCTGAACTGGGAGGAGATCGGCACGGGCGACCACGCGAAGCTGCAGGAGTTCTACCGCGGCCTCGTCGCGCTGCGCCGCAGCGAGCCGGACATGGCCGACCCGTGGCTCGACGACCTCCGCGTCGACTACGACGAAGACGCCCGGTGGCTCGTGATGCACCGCGGCGCGCTGGCGATCGCGTGCAATCTGGGCCCCGAACCGGTCGACGTGCCCGTCGCCGGCGAGGTGGTGCTGGCGTGGGACGAACCGACCGTCGGCGACGAGACCACCCGCGTCGGCGGGCACAGCGTGGCGATCCTGCGGCGTCAGGTCAGGTAG
- the ilvA gene encoding threonine ammonia-lyase IlvA, with protein MSTELSQSPRIDPSAPLRAADIDAAAQRISGVVSKTPLQLSERLSALTGAQVYLKREDLQAVRSYKLRGAYNLLMQLSPEEKAAGVVCASAGNHAQGFALACRSMGVHGRVYVPAKTPKQKRNRIRYHGGDFIELIVGGKTFDMAAEAALEDVTRTGATLVPPYDDLRTMAGQGTISVEILDQLGFEPDLVVVPVGGGGCISGITTYLAERTATTSVLGVEPAGAASLVAALAKGEPVTLTDVDQFVDGAAVARVGAHPFAALSAAGDMVSITTVDEGAVCTAMLDLYQNEGIIAEPAGALSVAALLDADIEPGSTVVCLISGGNNDVSRYGEVLERSLVHLGLKHYFLVDFPQEPGALRRFLDEVLGPNDDITLFEYVKRNNRETGEALVGIEMAAASDLEGLLERMDASECHIELLEPGSPTYRYLT; from the coding sequence GTGTCCACTGAGCTGAGCCAGAGTCCCAGGATCGATCCGTCCGCGCCGCTGCGCGCGGCGGACATCGACGCGGCGGCGCAGCGAATTTCCGGGGTGGTGTCCAAGACCCCGCTGCAGTTGAGCGAACGGCTGTCGGCGCTGACCGGAGCCCAGGTCTATCTCAAGCGTGAGGACCTGCAGGCGGTGCGTTCGTACAAACTGCGCGGCGCCTACAACCTGCTGATGCAGCTGAGCCCCGAGGAGAAGGCCGCCGGCGTGGTGTGCGCATCCGCCGGTAACCACGCGCAGGGCTTCGCGCTGGCCTGCCGTTCCATGGGCGTGCACGGCCGCGTCTACGTCCCGGCCAAGACGCCCAAGCAGAAGCGCAACCGGATCCGCTACCACGGCGGTGACTTCATCGAGTTGATCGTCGGCGGCAAGACCTTCGACATGGCCGCCGAAGCAGCGCTCGAGGACGTCACCCGCACCGGGGCGACGCTGGTACCGCCGTACGACGACCTGCGCACGATGGCCGGGCAGGGCACCATCTCCGTGGAGATCCTCGACCAGCTCGGCTTCGAACCGGATCTGGTGGTGGTGCCCGTCGGCGGCGGCGGGTGCATCAGTGGGATCACCACCTACCTGGCCGAGCGCACCGCGACCACGTCGGTGCTCGGTGTCGAACCGGCCGGGGCGGCGTCGCTGGTCGCCGCGCTGGCCAAGGGGGAACCCGTCACGCTCACCGACGTCGACCAGTTCGTCGACGGGGCTGCGGTCGCCCGGGTCGGCGCGCACCCGTTCGCGGCGTTGTCGGCCGCGGGGGACATGGTGTCGATCACGACGGTCGACGAGGGCGCGGTGTGCACCGCGATGCTCGACCTGTACCAGAACGAGGGCATCATCGCCGAGCCCGCGGGCGCGCTGTCGGTGGCCGCGCTGCTCGACGCCGACATCGAGCCGGGATCGACGGTGGTGTGCCTGATCTCCGGTGGCAACAACGACGTGTCCCGCTACGGCGAGGTCCTGGAACGCTCGCTGGTGCACCTCGGTCTGAAGCACTACTTCCTGGTTGACTTCCCGCAGGAGCCGGGCGCGCTGCGGCGGTTCCTCGACGAGGTGCTGGGGCCGAACGACGACATCACGCTGTTCGAGTACGTCAAGCGCAACAACCGCGAGACCGGTGAGGCGCTGGTCGGCATCGAGATGGCGGCCGCCTCCGATCTGGAGGGGCTGCTCGAGCGGATGGACGCCTCGGAGTGCCACATCGAGCTGCTCGAGCCCGGGTCGCCGACCTACCGCTACCTGACCTGA
- the dnaE gene encoding DNA polymerase III subunit alpha, with translation MSGSFVHLHNHTEYSMLDGAAKVKPMLAEAQRLEMPAIGMTDHGNMFGASEFYNAATDVGIKPIIGIEAYIAPASRFDTKRVLWGDPSQKSDDVSGSGSYTHMTMVAENATGLRNLFKLSSLASFEGQLGKWSRMDAEIIAEHAEGIIATTGCPSGEVQTRLRLGHRQEALEAAARWREIFGPENFFLELMDHGLDIERRVREGLLEIGQKLGIPPLATNDCHYVTRDASQNHEALLCIQTGKTLSDPTRFKFDGDGYYLKSASEMRALWDGQVPGACDSTLLIAERVQSYADVWTPRDRMPVFPVPDGHDQGSWLHHEVMAGLERRFQNVADGSVPAEYISRAEYEIKVICDKGFPAYFLIVADLINYAKSVGIRVGPGRGSAAGSLVAYAMGITNIDPIPHGLLFERFLNPERPSAPDIDIDFDDRRRGEMLRYAANKWGSDRVAQVITFGTIKTKAAIKDSARVHYGQPGFAIADRITKALPPPIMAKDIPVSGITDPTHERYKEAAEVRALIDTDPDVRTIYETARGLEGLVRNAGVHACAVIMSSEPLIDAIPLWRRPQDGAVITGWDYPSCEAIGLLKMDFLGLRNLTIIGDCIENIKVNRGVDIDLESLALDDPKAYELLGRGDTLGVFQLDGGPMRDLLRRMQPTEFNDIVAVLALYRPGPMGMNAHNDYADRKNGRQPIKPIHPELEEPLKEILSETYGLIVYQEQIMFIAQKVASYTMGKADALRKAMGKKKLEVLEAEYKGFREGMTANGFSEAAVKALWDTILPFAGYAFNKSHAAGYGLVSYWTAYLKANYPAEYMAGLLTSVGDDKDKAAVYLADCRRLGITVLPPDVNESVQNFASVGDDIRFGLGAVRNVGANVVASLVNTRSEKGKYTDFSDYLNKIDIAACNKKVTESLIKAGAFDSLGHPRKGLFLVHTDAVDSVLGTKKAEAMGQFDLFGGGDDGAGGADSVFTIKVPDEEWEDKHKLALEREMLGLYVSGHPLNGIAHLLAAQVDTQIPAILDGDVANDTQVRVGGILASVNRRVNKNGLPWASAQIEDLTGGIEVLFFPQTYSMFGAEIADDVVVLVGAKVAIRDDRISLIANELVVPDFSSAQANRPVAVSLPTRQCTVDKVSALKQVLARHPGTAQVHLRLISGERITTLELDQSLRVTPSSALMGDLKELLGPGCLGG, from the coding sequence ATGAGCGGGTCATTCGTGCATCTGCACAACCACACCGAGTACTCGATGCTCGACGGCGCCGCGAAGGTCAAGCCGATGCTGGCCGAGGCGCAACGACTGGAAATGCCCGCGATCGGCATGACCGACCACGGAAACATGTTCGGCGCCAGCGAGTTCTACAACGCGGCGACCGACGTCGGCATCAAGCCGATCATCGGGATCGAGGCGTACATCGCGCCCGCCTCGCGGTTCGACACCAAGCGTGTCCTGTGGGGTGATCCGAGCCAGAAGTCCGACGACGTCTCCGGCAGCGGGTCCTACACCCACATGACGATGGTCGCCGAGAACGCGACGGGTCTGCGCAACCTGTTCAAGCTGTCGTCGCTGGCCTCGTTCGAAGGTCAGCTCGGCAAGTGGTCGCGGATGGACGCCGAGATCATCGCCGAGCACGCCGAGGGCATCATCGCCACCACCGGCTGCCCGTCCGGGGAGGTGCAGACCCGGCTGCGACTGGGCCATCGGCAGGAGGCCCTCGAAGCGGCGGCCAGGTGGCGGGAGATCTTCGGGCCGGAGAACTTCTTCCTCGAGTTGATGGACCACGGCCTCGACATCGAGCGGCGCGTGCGCGAGGGTCTGCTCGAGATAGGCCAGAAGCTGGGCATCCCGCCGCTGGCCACCAACGACTGCCACTACGTCACCCGCGACGCGTCGCAGAACCACGAGGCGCTGCTGTGCATCCAGACCGGTAAGACGCTCTCGGACCCGACCCGCTTCAAGTTCGACGGCGACGGCTACTACCTGAAGTCGGCGTCCGAGATGCGCGCGCTGTGGGACGGCCAGGTGCCCGGGGCGTGCGACTCGACGCTGCTCATCGCCGAACGCGTGCAGTCCTATGCCGACGTGTGGACGCCGCGGGACCGGATGCCGGTCTTCCCGGTCCCGGACGGGCACGACCAGGGGTCGTGGCTGCACCACGAGGTGATGGCGGGGCTGGAGCGCCGCTTTCAGAACGTCGCCGACGGATCCGTGCCCGCGGAGTACATCTCGCGCGCCGAGTACGAGATCAAGGTCATCTGCGACAAGGGTTTCCCGGCGTACTTCCTGATCGTCGCCGACCTGATCAACTACGCGAAGTCGGTCGGCATCCGGGTCGGCCCCGGCCGTGGCTCGGCCGCGGGCTCGCTGGTGGCCTACGCGATGGGCATCACCAACATCGACCCGATCCCGCACGGTCTGCTGTTCGAGCGGTTCCTGAACCCGGAGCGGCCGTCGGCCCCCGACATCGACATCGACTTCGACGACCGCCGACGCGGCGAGATGCTGCGGTATGCGGCCAACAAGTGGGGCAGCGACCGCGTCGCCCAGGTCATCACCTTCGGCACCATCAAGACCAAGGCCGCGATCAAGGACTCGGCGCGGGTGCACTACGGGCAGCCCGGCTTCGCGATCGCCGACCGGATCACCAAGGCGCTGCCGCCGCCGATCATGGCCAAGGACATCCCGGTCTCGGGCATCACCGACCCGACCCACGAGCGGTACAAGGAGGCCGCCGAGGTCCGGGCCCTGATCGACACCGATCCCGATGTGCGCACCATCTACGAGACCGCGCGGGGCCTGGAGGGCCTGGTCCGTAACGCCGGTGTGCACGCGTGCGCGGTGATCATGAGCTCCGAACCGCTGATCGACGCGATCCCGTTGTGGCGCCGCCCGCAGGACGGCGCGGTGATCACCGGTTGGGATTACCCGTCGTGCGAGGCCATCGGCCTGCTGAAGATGGACTTCCTCGGGCTGCGGAACCTGACGATCATCGGTGACTGCATCGAGAACATCAAGGTCAACCGCGGGGTCGACATCGACCTGGAGTCGCTGGCCCTCGACGATCCGAAGGCCTACGAACTGCTCGGCCGCGGCGACACCCTGGGGGTGTTCCAGCTCGACGGCGGGCCGATGCGCGACCTGCTGCGGCGCATGCAGCCCACCGAGTTCAACGACATCGTCGCCGTGCTGGCGCTGTACCGCCCGGGCCCGATGGGCATGAACGCCCACAACGACTACGCCGACCGCAAGAACGGCCGGCAGCCGATCAAGCCGATCCACCCCGAGCTCGAAGAGCCGCTCAAAGAGATCCTGTCCGAGACCTACGGCCTGATCGTCTACCAAGAGCAGATCATGTTCATCGCCCAGAAGGTCGCGTCCTACACCATGGGCAAGGCCGATGCGCTGCGAAAAGCCATGGGCAAGAAGAAGCTTGAGGTGCTCGAAGCCGAGTACAAGGGCTTCCGCGAGGGCATGACCGCCAACGGCTTCTCCGAGGCCGCGGTGAAAGCGCTGTGGGACACCATCCTTCCGTTCGCCGGCTACGCGTTCAACAAGTCGCACGCCGCGGGCTACGGGCTGGTGTCCTACTGGACGGCCTATCTCAAGGCGAACTATCCGGCCGAGTACATGGCGGGTCTGCTGACCTCGGTGGGTGACGACAAGGACAAGGCCGCGGTCTATCTCGCCGACTGCCGCAGGCTGGGCATCACGGTGTTGCCGCCGGACGTCAACGAGTCGGTGCAGAACTTCGCCTCCGTCGGCGACGACATCCGCTTCGGTCTGGGCGCGGTGCGCAACGTCGGCGCCAACGTGGTGGCCTCGCTGGTGAACACCCGCTCCGAGAAGGGCAAGTACACCGACTTCTCGGACTACCTCAACAAGATCGACATCGCCGCCTGCAACAAAAAGGTGACGGAGTCGTTGATCAAGGCGGGCGCCTTCGACTCGCTGGGCCACCCCCGCAAGGGTCTGTTCCTGGTCCACACCGACGCGGTCGACTCGGTGCTGGGCACCAAGAAGGCCGAGGCGATGGGTCAGTTCGACCTGTTCGGGGGCGGGGACGACGGTGCAGGCGGCGCCGATTCGGTGTTCACCATCAAGGTGCCCGACGAGGAGTGGGAGGACAAGCACAAGCTCGCCCTGGAACGGGAGATGCTCGGCCTGTATGTGTCGGGCCACCCGCTCAACGGGATCGCCCATCTGCTGGCCGCGCAGGTCGACACGCAGATCCCGGCGATCCTCGACGGCGACGTGGCCAACGACACCCAGGTCCGGGTCGGCGGCATCCTCGCGTCGGTGAACCGGCGCGTCAACAAGAACGGACTACCCTGGGCCTCGGCGCAGATCGAGGACCTCACGGGCGGCATCGAGGTGCTGTTCTTCCCGCAGACCTACTCGATGTTCGGCGCCGAGATCGCCGACGACGTCGTGGTGCTGGTGGGCGCCAAGGTCGCGATTCGCGACGACCGTATCTCGCTGATCGCCAACGAGCTTGTGGTGCCCGACTTTTCGAGCGCCCAGGCGAATCGTCCGGTCGCGGTGAGCCTGCCGACACGGCAGTGCACGGTCGACAAGGTGTCCGCGCTCAAGCAGGTGCTGGCGCGACACCCCGGCACGGCACAGGTGCATCTCCGGCTGATCAGCGGTGAGCGCATCACCACGCTGGAGTTGGATCAGTCGCTGCGGGTCACCCCGTCCTCGGCGTTGATGGGCGACCTCAAGGAACTGCTCGGGCCGGGCTGCCTCGGCGGATGA
- a CDS encoding TetR/AcrR family transcriptional regulator, translating into MEYADPAVPPVRKRGRPVGADSEQTRRTIVRAAGELVAERGYHAATFQQIAARAGVSRPTLHYYYASREQLYEALLTDLRDNVDDCAAEAMPAGTLLTQLAAFIAGIQRLGAAQPALLKVLVTARIDHHRGAHRHDGAAALAAAVHAFYDAVVVDAVRRGELPPDTDAHAVADLLGALFWGLGFHAGFIGGHDQSLEIARQLFSCLANGLLDSQQPAPVEA; encoded by the coding sequence GTGGAGTATGCCGACCCTGCCGTGCCCCCGGTGCGCAAGCGAGGCCGCCCGGTCGGGGCCGACTCCGAGCAGACCCGCCGCACCATCGTGCGCGCCGCGGGCGAACTGGTCGCCGAGCGGGGATACCACGCCGCGACGTTCCAGCAGATCGCCGCCAGAGCGGGGGTCAGCAGGCCGACGCTGCACTACTACTACGCGAGCCGCGAGCAGCTCTACGAGGCGCTGCTCACCGACCTGCGCGACAACGTCGACGACTGCGCCGCCGAGGCGATGCCGGCGGGCACCCTGCTTACGCAGTTGGCCGCGTTCATCGCCGGGATCCAGCGGCTGGGCGCTGCCCAGCCGGCCCTGTTGAAGGTGCTCGTCACCGCCCGGATCGACCACCACCGCGGAGCGCACCGCCACGACGGCGCCGCCGCGCTGGCCGCGGCCGTGCACGCGTTCTACGACGCGGTCGTCGTCGACGCCGTCCGGCGCGGCGAGCTGCCGCCCGACACCGACGCGCACGCGGTCGCCGACCTGCTCGGCGCCCTGTTCTGGGGGCTCGGGTTCCACGCCGGGTTCATCGGCGGGCACGACCAGTCTCTCGAAATAGCCAGGCAATTGTTCAGTTGCCTCGCAAACGGGTTGCTGGATTCGCAGCAGCCTGCGCCTGTCGAGGCGTGA